One genomic region from Acidimicrobiia bacterium encodes:
- a CDS encoding DUF3039 domain-containing protein, with the protein MWHNVEVNSTETDIRPETTDTDGDHDRFSHYVKKDDIVRANIEGVPVMALCGKVWIPNRDPQRYPVCKTCEEIMAVIRKAGGGGSSS; encoded by the coding sequence ATGTGGCACAATGTCGAAGTGAACTCGACTGAAACTGACATCCGACCAGAGACGACCGATACCGACGGCGACCACGACCGCTTTTCTCACTATGTGAAGAAAGACGACATCGTTCGCGCCAACATCGAGGGCGTGCCCGTGATGGCCCTCTGTGGAAAGGTGTGGATTCCGAACCGGGATCCACAACGGTACCCGGTCTGTAAGACCTGTGAAGAGATCATGGCGGTGATCCGCAAGGCGGGCGGCGGCGGTTCCTCCTCATGA